In Pectinophora gossypiella chromosome 8, ilPecGoss1.1, whole genome shotgun sequence, the DNA window tgcgtcctctaacatgatggactaatgttatgggcgataggctgatcccttatcaccataaggttcatcatatccatcttaggacttcgtatcaacagtggctgcaagttgtttttgattacttgtggctctgcccaccccatttgggattacgggcgtgagtttatgtatgtatgtgtattaaacaaatcaattaatatatttaaataaattctgTTAGATTgatacaaaactgaaaatgttCTAATGAATCTGTATCTACTTTGAGCATAACATGGAATATAAACCAACTTGGTGTTGAAATTCGGCCACTAAAGTACACATGACAAAGTCTAGCTACTGATGAACTGCAGAACTTCAGGATCTTGTACGTTGAGTTGCAGTGTTCGAGTGTTCGTATAAGTTTACTTAACTGACGAGAATTCTACTTGAGGTTTCCTACTGCCTTTATGATGTAAAACCACTGATTAATCTAGTGCTTTATTAGCTTTATTATTGGAGAACAGATTATTTTATACCCTTATGATTATTTTATCTCTTTCAAGACCATTGACTACGGATCATTGACCTAATTTTCATAATAGTTTGACGCTTCGTCGTTCATATCatacgaaaaacgacagtggTAAAATACTATACAGTGTGTTTgcgatatcgtaacgaaaactttgacgaatgattcaaaccatgattctgatttgatatcaagtagaatttctcgtcgctaaagtatggaactgaaattacttaattaaaaaacactaacatttccatgaattttccgacggaaaattccacttgatattaactcaaaatcacggtctgaatcatccccctcagtattcgttacgatgacactaacatccTATATTGACATGTCACGTTATTTCAATATCTTcctacatttttatcactgataTTGTCACTattcgaaatcgtttgcaaGCTGACTcaccattcattcatttatttgtaaattttaGAATTTATAAGACTTTttgattctgtttttttttttgacgcgtcTTATTGTACATGTCGCAATTGGtataatggggagcgctgaggcctctcactcggtacaaaatttaagacaacaggtccgAGAGTGCCTACTTAGGCGCAAACTTCAGCTCAAGGCGTTGTTtgagagaataatatttgaaagaatcaatcgaccctagtgggtcgatagcaataagcgctgaatgagggaaatagtcgaccacaccggcggggtcggtatcggagttccgaaatgtttgttgtcgcgacctgattagccgcctctatgactagagtaatatcatgtataaTCGAGTTGTCGAGTTGTATAGTATGTGTCCTTGGGGTACCGAGTTTGATTAAGAGAATTTAAAAAAGACTTACGAAATTTCGTTCTATCAAATGCCTTTTGAAACGGTTCACGTTAAGTACTTACAACGCACTTAATCAACCTTCTTTTTTGGGCTCACTTTTTCTGAAAGAACACACTACCATTACATTTTCACATTCCATTTGACGCAATTTATCGTAGCATTTAATATACGACGTCATCAAACTATCGCTTCTTTCCGAATCATTTCCCGAATAGAATATCTAAAGGATGAAAAAGTTCCATTGAAATATGACACCTGTTAAAAGGGTAATGGATAACAGGAAGGAGTAGGGTTTCTTTTACAGGGAAACATTTTGTAAGCCCATGTTACAATGATTGATAGGAACCGTGGGTACATATCGGTTTACAATGTTCGTGTCAACTTAAACCCGATGTTTCGTCACGTGAGAATGTCGAGCTTCTAAATTCGATAATAACTTAAATTTTACAAAGTTGTATGGTTTCTCCTGCTGCCCTATTAATGTATTGTTTATAAAATCGAAGGCGGGTATTACCGACCAGTGTAAGGTAAAGCAATGTAGATGCTTCTTTCAATATCTTCTTTCATACATCTTGGTAgattttaataatgataatttattttgatttttgattgtgATCGATTTCAGTACATAATTTAAATCTTACCTACGTTCATCATAGAGTAATACAATCTCATtctgacagtttttttttttaatcaattagGCAGAATCGGGCGACTAAGAGCCTTCGTCAATTTCTATttcaaataataacatttttggtAAAGTAACAAATTgcgtttatttaaaatattatattaattattaaaattacggttataatataatgataatttcatgtttttttaaatgaaattaaaatataacaaaagccgCGAACTGTTTGGTACAAGGGTATGTTTGTAATTACTTCAGTACATGGCGTAAAAGAACTGAGGgcttagtcaagttgcaaatgtagacataattataaataatcgcTAACGAATAAACCATTCGGATTAAATTAACACTAAGAGTCAAAAACGATGTGTCTTTACGCGGCATCTCAATTCGCGCAGGTTAGAGAATCTATATAAATCCGTTTGCGACTTGACTAGGATAGGCTCTATGCTTAGTTCCGACAGCGGCAGACTCCCTTTTCGCACCACCCTCCCTTATATTCCTtgaaagaaaatacaaatacaataatacaatgCTTATGTTAAAAGTTGTAACTGGGATCCCTGATTATTCAAACAGTCTCCCCCGCGCCCTTCACTaggcgcaaaggtgcccatgaCACTCACCGAGCTACCACGTTTaatggcgatggacaacctttgcatcAGAAACGACCCGGCGCGCGCATCACGTCACATTTAGGTATGAttgcaaataataatacttgtatataaaacaatcattttattacatttatttaaaccttataattgttataaaatatattcaaatatgATGATTTGATGatcaatttttaaattataaaatgtcatAGACCGCGTAAACTACAACCGCAGAAGACATTGAGAAGAGATAAAATCAGTCTATGGCTATATTAGAAATAGGTACATAGTACATTTGTAACTTATCTAAACACTCTACTCTGTGCAttatttctctctctttttagcgaataaaacaaacacttgCTTTTATACCGACGGTCCTCCAGTGCGCGGCGGTAGAGTATAGGGAGTATAGGTATTGCAGACTCAGTTCCGACAGCGGCAGACTCCCTTCTCGCACCGCCCTCCCTTGTATCCCTTGAAGATGCAGTGTGCGGCACAGAACGTGTGCGCCCAGCCCAACCCGGAAAGCAGGTCGCACGTCACTCGCGGCATTATCACTGACCCGTCGTAAAGCTGGACCAATTCTTCTGTGTCAACTGGTTCGGCATCTAGAAGAAAGTAACAAAACAcagaataaagaaataaagaccgcagtaagtttttttttaaagaaacaaGCTAAgaggagtacagtcatgagcaatataatgtacccactttaggactctgtcgtactaacgtatttgacatttagtgagacttacagttcaatttgtcaaaaaagttaatgtgacatggtaccaaagtgtatacatattaatgctcgtgaccgtacatgaatTATTAAACTTGATTTTCATAAGGACATTATCATCGTAATCTCCTTAGAGTTATCCGGTTTTCCACAGGGTCATCAGACCAGAAAAAAGTGGACCTGTTTTTTATAGAAACAACAAAAGTCTTTATGTGGAGTGACGGTGTGAGAACGTAAGGACAAATTCtcaaaaatacaaaagtaacCTATAAGCAGAAAAAGAGAAATGGTGTATGACTGTGTGTGGTGGTGTTTGGTGTTGTAAGGGGTATGACGTAAGATAGACCAAGAGTGTTCAATATTGTTGATTGATCCGTGATTTGTTTGAGTAAGTATGTACTTAGGAATGTGAGTAGGTCGGAGTGTGTCAAGGTGcatttgtttttgtaaaaaaggcgaaaataaaaggagtgaagataaataaaatatcccttataagtaattataacataaatatgttAAGTATGTGATGTAGTATGTACCTAATTATAACATTATATCTCAAGTATGTATTGTTGTATTTAAATTGTGGATGAAAGTGAGGTGTTAGATGGATGTCTGAGGTCAATGGCCGAGCTGTAAGTTACGGGCATTTGcttcaatagttaccctgacaccagtcttgatgaggtcagttattgacctcacaactcacaggagtgacaaagaataaaaaaaatagcacATACCTCCAGTAGGTTCCGTTGACACAGCCGCAAAGATCGCCACCAGAAAGAGGAAGATAGTAACTTTGGACATCTTCATTTTATCTATTGAAAAATAACTAAGTAGTCGAAAATACCTGAAGGATGCTTTACACCTGGAATGTTTGGATTTAAACTGAAGTTATACGTTCCTTGTCCGCGTTTTATACCTAGTTGGTAAACAGTGGCCTGGAAAAAGGGGAATCCTCTTAAGTTCGTTGTCTTTTTTATCAAAAGTTATAATCAGTGAttgataagtaatataaatgaaacattctttattttcatgtcccattttttgtttttgtcattagatatttataataaatacctagctaaaaataaataaaatgggaTAGATGCCGTGGATATGAGCTTTCGTTACAAAAATGGAACAAGCTATGAAGTGACTCTGGGAAGaccttttcttttaaaacaaaagagTGAACAAGTGCCGACAGGGGTTGCGACCTCGTTCTAACTTAGGTAAACTTAGCGCGGCTTTATACTTGACTTTATACCCAAAGTTAAGGCCGGCAACGCACTCGAATCCTCTGGTGTTGCGCTTTTCTATATAGCGAGGATAATTGCTTACCTTCAGGCAATCTGACAGCTCTTTCGCGTccgttttgtaaataaataataaaccgtCATTTTAGAcccccttttataaataaaaaaaaaacattttatgttatactgcgTTGAATTACTcaaacttaatacatttttttattaataattttacagaagATCTAACAGCTAGTACAACTAGTACGAAAGAGATATTTCAGATAAGAGATTGATACAGATTAATTGCACTATCGTGCAATAGTGGTAGCGAAGACCTGCTATCACTTGTTatcaatttcataattattataagactATTGTTTACTTCGTTGACTGATAAAGAGGTGATCGGCacaacatttataataatagtattattAGTACGTAAATTGTAATCATTATCATTTACAGGAAGTGGTTTGTAAATGATACTCAGGTGCTAGAAACACTATAATTTATTACcagtttatttactttctttcaaaaataaattaaatatattccattccaaataataaaacttaaaaataattatttaagtacatgTCAATAGCAAAACGGTTAGTGGAATAAACGCTTagtaaaatgtataatattaatagtttaATATACACTAACTCGTTCGCTCGCTTCTGGATAAAGAAaacggaactgtcaaatcttcaggttagatgagcggaccctgtgaataacagAATTATGCTAGAAAAGGCACTAACTCGCTACtattatatttctataaaaCTTTCCTGTGTTAAAAGATTGCCTGGAATTGCTGCATGAGCTATAAGGCCACCTGTTGTGTCTttctatatctttattttacttatttatataataatcgtttatttattaaaataacacaGGTAtaattatacatgaaacataCAGAGTTACGTAACATTAATAAAACGGATGGCGGCGGTTTCTGCACTAAGCGCAGCATTGTATCGCAGCAGGGACCAGGAtacgataattatgttatatattatactgATACAATAATATGTAAAATACCCTGTTGTACTTATTTGTATATCCTGTGACCATTACGTGTATTAAAAGTGATTGCTAAcaacaaatgttcaggacctccgGGGTACAGGATTTCCCAGTGCTGGGTCGGccagtaatatgtatacatgtttaagtttttttttataaataaacatatactcgtactattctaaaaaaaatattctaatattatctttatcttGCTTGTCTTCCTGGGCATgtcagagggattgtgtcctctaacatggtggactaatgttatgggcgataggcagatcccttatcaccataaggtttatcatatccagcttaaaacatagtatcaacagtgactgcaagttgattacttgtggctctgcccaccccattagggattacgggcgtgagtttatgtaagtacgtatgtaTCTTAGACAACTTATATTACTAGACACTACTACACAGGTCGTAATTTATCAAACACACAGATTAGTATAGTATTGTTTTATTAGTAAACAACAGGGACAATAGGAAGCGAATTCGATGAGTAATATAGCAAAGTTGTAGTACAGACGTAGCCGAACTGTCGTAACTCAAATATACTGGGAGCAACGGCACATGCAGTTAAATGGTTTGGAACAGCGATAGTTGACTTACTACGCATTTGTACTGTTACCGGAGATTAAAGATtaagtactacgtatagaacggcaattctctgCTCCCCATCAGCGTCTAACCTCAAAGAGGAACTTTCTAGGTAACCTTCCTCAAAAAAATATAGCTGGCGCAGTCCAATTTAAAGTAATTACCtatagccccgattcctacagacacctcctaattttattttaagttaaacccatatttattttatccgccgaaaaggaaagggacggatgattgactatttataattttaaaatgaatgaataaaaactagccatcgcgctgatatgcaactcgcttgacgtgtgctgtcaacttaattctgacgAGTTTAAAATTGGCCAATATTACGTTTTGGGAGGAATAAAAGTGACGTGTGTTctgtaaattttatgtctgtcgattatccttccctttccttttcggcgggtaagaaaatgacagacataacttacaataaaataaaattagatacaatacaatacaaatacactttattgcaccaaaataaaaagaaataaatatatagatagtgtgtactggaatcagcacgtATACATTTTACTGTTTCTAGCAtgtgaaacaaattaaaattattaagtaaaCACATTAAGTAACTTCTCGTCTCACCAAATTTAATTGTATGCCTACCGGCAGATCACAgcggtattattattttatctttgtaaCATCTACCTACTGTACCTGTGAGTCACAATAAAtgatttcaatttgaatttgatcagcaataatgtttgttttaagtgcaacAAAGACTTGTATTGTATTACTTCTCGTTACAGTACCGTCGTTAACACGTTCAATGCCACACGGCCCACAGGTGGGCCAAGAGAAAATACTCATTCATTTAACTCTCTTCTAACAGTTTTACGTGAAATTGCTGCATTGTGCCTGTAAGTCGTGTTTTAATCGAAACCTTCTATTGGTTCACGGTTGACCCCCGCTGAATGGGTCAGTACAGGTTGGCTCACCCGTGTCCCCCATTGCTTGAATGAAATAACCAACGTTTTTGCGTGGCGTTGAACGTTTTAAGAATGTAAACCTTATCTTAGATCCATTGCATTAAGACTTTGTAATATGTCGTCGTACTCTGGAGACCGATCCTTTACGTGTAATGAATACTTCTGGGACTTACCGTATcttcataataaaatatgttactgttacaataatataatatgtatctaTGTTATTCATGTTAATATTTACACGATTAATATACTTCTATAGGAAAACTTGTGTAACTTCTAATAATATACATGAACTACAACCATGATTCCTAACGATACGGGCCGGGACTCCACTAAAGTGGAGATGAGTGCGTTGTTCTTGTGTAGTGTGCTGTGCGTGAAGAGATGTTTTTCAGTTGTGCGGAAATGCATACTGTGTAACAGAGATGTGTGCTGGCTAGCCTTGCGAGTGTGCTAGGCATTGGGTGCTCAATACGCATTCTGACACGAAAAGTAGACGATGTCTCTATTATTGTTTACGTTGAAATTTTAATTCGCGATAGAAGCTTGCGTGCACGGTACTAGCTGGCCGGAGGGGGGAGGGTAACATAGCTCACTGCACGCCGCTCACATTTCTCGTCTCCGCTGTGCGTCGTCCGCGCACGGCTCATATCTCTGCTTTCATCGTGTCATACATAATGTTACACATCTCCATGTAGCGACTTATATATATTAAAGCAGAGCGGAGAGATGTGTTTTCCTCTCTCATCCATGGATAAAAACttggatatttttaataattttggaaCATTTAGAACACAAATCAAAAGTATCAAAAGTCTAAAATcagtcaaaaactgaagtcgtcttgttttttgaattgtaatcttattttttttcttcaccTCTTTGTAGTTGCTATATGATTTTGCATGCTGTCAACGCACCCTGTTTGGGATGT includes these proteins:
- the LOC126368766 gene encoding defensin produces the protein MKMSKVTIFLFLVAIFAAVSTEPTGDAEPVDTEELVQLYDGSVIMPRVTCDLLSGLGWAHTFCAAHCIFKGYKGGRCEKGVCRCRN